One window from the genome of Cyanobacteria bacterium GSL.Bin1 encodes:
- a CDS encoding AAA family ATPase: MREELSVLIQAQYPLIYLVTPEEERAEQAISDIAEQAKSRSVYVWTVTHGIAEYGKSQQTPQRNTVSPEAAIEWVVRQKEAGIYIFKDLHPFIDSPATTRWLRDAIASFKGTDKIIVVMSPVQQVPIELEKEVVVLDYPLPDLAELDQVLTKQLERTKQGRLDNTVREKLLRATLGLTRDEAEKVYRKVYVTAQRFSESEVDVVLSEKKQLIRRNGILEFLEEDETLDNIGGLEELKRWLRLRSEAFTKKARDYGLPQPKGMLILGVPGCGKSLTAKTTSRLWGLPLLRLDMGRIYDGSTVGRSEANLRNALKTAESISPAILFIDELDKAFSGSAGSSDSDGGTSSRIFGSFLTWMQEKESPVFVMATANRVERLPGEFLRKGRFDEIFFVDLPNTQERSDIFRIHLQKRRSDISRFDLEQLANLSEGFSGAEIEQALVAAMYDAFAQEREFTQLDIIAALKSTLPLSRTMTEQVNALREWAHQRARPASSSVAEYQRLEF; encoded by the coding sequence ATGCGCGAAGAGCTCAGTGTATTAATTCAAGCTCAATATCCTCTAATCTACCTCGTTACTCCCGAGGAGGAGCGGGCTGAGCAAGCAATTTCAGATATTGCTGAACAAGCAAAATCGCGGTCAGTCTACGTGTGGACAGTGACCCACGGGATTGCCGAATATGGAAAATCGCAGCAGACTCCTCAGCGCAATACAGTTTCTCCAGAAGCAGCAATTGAATGGGTGGTTCGGCAGAAGGAAGCAGGGATCTATATATTTAAAGACTTACACCCGTTTATTGATTCTCCAGCAACAACCCGTTGGCTGCGAGACGCGATCGCGAGCTTCAAAGGCACAGATAAAATTATCGTTGTGATGTCGCCTGTACAACAGGTTCCCATTGAGTTAGAAAAGGAAGTTGTTGTCCTTGACTACCCTCTACCCGATTTGGCGGAATTAGATCAGGTGTTGACCAAGCAGTTGGAGCGAACCAAGCAAGGTCGCCTCGATAATACGGTTCGCGAAAAATTATTGCGGGCTACTCTTGGTCTCACTCGTGACGAAGCGGAGAAAGTTTACCGTAAGGTCTATGTGACAGCCCAGCGCTTTAGTGAATCAGAAGTAGATGTGGTGCTTTCGGAGAAAAAGCAACTGATCCGCCGGAACGGTATTCTCGAGTTTTTAGAGGAAGATGAGACCTTAGACAATATTGGTGGCTTGGAAGAACTCAAGCGTTGGTTAAGATTACGCTCGGAAGCTTTTACCAAAAAGGCAAGAGATTATGGCCTGCCGCAACCTAAAGGAATGCTAATCCTTGGTGTACCCGGTTGTGGTAAATCATTGACCGCAAAAACAACCTCTCGCCTTTGGGGACTGCCCCTCTTGCGTCTAGATATGGGTCGTATTTATGACGGCTCAACCGTTGGTCGCTCAGAAGCAAATCTCCGTAATGCTCTAAAAACTGCAGAATCCATCTCCCCAGCCATTCTGTTTATTGATGAATTAGACAAAGCCTTCTCTGGCAGTGCCGGTTCATCTGACTCTGATGGCGGAACATCTAGCCGTATCTTTGGGTCTTTCCTAACGTGGATGCAGGAAAAAGAGTCGCCTGTGTTTGTCATGGCAACAGCCAACCGGGTTGAGCGCTTGCCAGGAGAGTTTCTACGGAAAGGACGGTTTGATGAAATCTTTTTCGTTGATTTACCGAATACCCAAGAGCGAAGCGACATCTTCCGCATTCACCTCCAAAAACGACGTTCCGACATTTCTCGCTTCGATTTGGAACAGTTAGCCAATTTATCTGAAGGATTTTCCGGGGCAGAAATTGAGCAAGCACTAGTCGCTGCAATGTATGATGCTTTTGCTCAAGAGCGGGAATTCACGCAGCTTGATATTATTGCTGCATTGAAATCAACGCTTCCCTTGTCCCGAACGATGA